TTACCGAAGGCGCCCCCATGCAGTTCCGTGGCAATGTCGTCGTCGCCTCGAAGTTGCATCACGTACCGCAGAAAGAAGCGGTAAGGGCACTTCAGATATAAGTTGATCGCTGTGGCGGAGAACTTTTCCCAGTTGGGATAACGTTCAATCTTCAACGACTCCGGCACCGGGATCTCGATTTGCTGTCGATGATCGCGGGTGTCTTCGCCGATCGACTTGGCTGCATTAATTGGATCTTCGGGCGTGCCGAAAAACTTCTGTACGCGTTGCGGGAGGTCTTCGGTTGAACCGGTGAAAAGCAAGCGGCTCGGCGCCAGAGGATCGCCATCGGCGCTTCGTTTCGGAACGATCCAGGTCGCCTTTTCCCGAGTATGCTGGATCACTTGAACCTGGTACGCGTCACGGGCATATCGCAGCGAATCGTCTTCCAGGCCCAGCAATTTGCGGAGTGTGTTGGGTAGAAACAGGTCGGCCGAGTTGGCGCTGGGGATTAAGCCATCGTTAAAACTAGTGACGACACAAACCGGAGCGTCCATCAACGGCAACTCCAGCCAACCCAACGCTTCGATCGCGTCGGGGTCGTGCTCGGCCGGGACCATCGCACTGCTCAATTGGTTCCGCAAGATTCGCATCATTTCGGAAGCAGTGCAGGGCTGAAGCAGCGAGGCCGGAATCTCGTTCCACTGGGCCATCGCGTCGTTGATCGCTTGCAGTGGCCTGGCCAGGGTATAGTTCGCCGAGGTATCGAGGTCGACCCACTGTTCGCCATAAACAATCAACAGTAAGTCACGCACCTGGTTCGACCACTCTGGGAGTGGATGCGTTTCTCGGGCAAAGGGCGCTGTTAATTCGGTCAGTCGTTGGATGGCATCGAGCAGCTTCTCATCGCTGATGGAACTGTCGACTTCGTTCGGCATTCGGCGATTGAACCAGGCATCGAGCGACGCGATTCCCAACTGATCTAGGTGCAAGGTCGCGAATAAGTCGGGATGACGCATGGCAGAAGCCAAGGCGTGGTATTGCCGCGACTGGGCGAGCTCGACGATTGTTTCCAGCAGGCGGAATGGGAGGGTGCTGACCACCGGCGTGCCGGGACCATAACGGCAGGTGAGTCCGTGCTGCTGAAAGATCCGGCGGACTTCCCCCAGCAGCGAGTCGTCCGGCAACCCAATGATGATTTGCTTGGCGGTGTAATCGCGAGCGACCGAGGCAATCGCCCCGGCGGTGTGATCGGCTTGCTGCGTCGGGCCGTCGACGATCGCCACGTCGTGCCAGTCGATGTCGATCTGTTCGTCTGCCCAGGCATCGGCCAACAAACAGCCATGCGAATCGAAGTGCGTCTGCCAATCGGCTGGTGCTCCGACAAGGGCTGTGACCTGACCTTGTTTTTCCGAAACCTGATCGAGCATCTGCCGCGTGACGCGGTTCAAGTCGACCGTGCCGAGCAGCACGATATGAGCATCGCAGTGGCACTCGCCATGCTTCACGGCATAGAGGCGTGCCGACTGCTTATCCCACATCTCCAGGGCATCGAGCTTGCGGAGGTAGGCATCTTGCAACTTGGCCAGAACATCCCAGCGAGGTTGCTCGGTGAAATCTTCCAGCGAGTGAGCGGTCTGGGCGACTTCCGAAAAGTCGAGCGATTCGGAAACAAGTTCGCGATAGACGCGGCGAATCGTGTCGCCATAGTCACGCCAGGAGCCAAAATCGGAGGGCTCCGGCGGGAAGGGAATCAGCGGCTTGAGGACCTCCGCTGAGAAACTTCGCAGCGTATCACCCCAGGCAAACTGCTGTGTCAGCTCCGACGCGAAGGGAAGCTTGGCATCGTAAAGGTGTTCCGGCAGATAACCAACGGTGATGACTTCTGGCGGAATTAACGAGCGGCCGGTCCCTTCGACGCGCTGGACCAGTATTTCCAGCAGCCGACGACCCGCCAGACCACCCGGTACGACGACCAGGCAGTGCGAAAGGTCGACCAGGGGGAGGTCTTCTGCCGACTTCGCTCCACGCGCGATCAGCCACTCGGCTGCCGAATGGAGAATGGGTCGGTCCCAAGATAAAAACTCGCGTGAAATCGCCATCAGGCCGTCCATGGGAAGGTCGTGTTCATGCCATTGGTAGGATACAACTCCTCGCGCTGGAAGAGAAGTCACCCCACCGATTGGCAACGCCTTCTTACTTTCGGACAGCCCGGTGACACGTTTGGTCCACGGACGCGAATTGGGAGCTATTTCTGCAGGATCTTGTCATAAACGCTCGCGACACCGCGGGCCATTGCGACGTCTGAGAACGAATCGGCATGGCGTTTCAGGGCGGTCTTGCTAATTTCACGCCAGTCTTCGCGGCCCGTCAGAACCGCTTCGATTCGTTGAGCGAGGTGCTCTGGATCATTTGGCTTGGCAATAATTCCACTTTCGCCATCAACAATCGCTTCGGTCACGCCTTCGACGTCGGTTGCCACCACCGGCGTACCGGCCGCCATCGATTCGAGGACCACCATCGGCAGGCCTTCACCAAACAGGCTCGGAAGAACGAACAGATCCATTTGGGTGAACTGAGCATTCACGTCGCGGGTAAAGCCAACCCAGTCGATGGCGTCGCCCAGATTCAATTTCTCGACCAAGGCGTGAATGCCTGCTTCGTACTCGGGGGTCTCGAACGGGCCAACCGCACGCAGGCGGATCCTATGTCCCCGATCGCGAAGCTGAGCCATTGCTTCCAGCAACACTTCCAGGCCTTTACGAGGTCGGAAGAGGGCCACGGTCCCCAAGGTCCACGTTCCGATCGGCAGTTCGCGATCGACGACATGTTCGACCTGGGGAACGCCGTTATGAACGACCGTGATGCGGTCTTCTTTCACGCCGAGGGTTCGCATGTGCCCGGCGAGGCTGTTGGAAACGCACACCAACTGAACGGCTCGCGCGATCGACATCTGTTCGATTCGCTGGTTCATCCAGTTGTGCCAAGGACGCGTCGAATCTCGCGAGGTTGGACTGTGCACGTGATACACGAACGGCACGCCGGTCAGGTGCGAGGCACCCATGCCGATCAATGCGGTTCGAGGGGTATGGGCATGAATGACCGCGAAGTTCTCTTGCTTCACCAGGTCGGCCAGTCGTTTGGCTTGCCACAGATCGAACTTGTGCTTCATCGGCAAGTCGTGGATCGGGCTGGTGCTGGCCGAGCGAGCTTCAGCGAACTTGCCAGGCTTCACGCAAGCGAAGCTGGCGTCGTAGCCGAATTGTGGGAGGCACTTTCCGAGAAGGTCTTGAACCCGTTCTGCTCCGGAGTAATGCTCGCCATTGATCACATGCACGACCTTGGCCAGCGTTGGCGGAGCCTGGTCGGTGGAAGCGGTCGATGGCTGGGATGGGGTGCTGACGGCCGTGTCGGACATGGGAGGGGCCTCGAAGGATTGAGCAAAATGGTTTCTCAAACCTACGTGATGGGCCGCAGCCCAGCGGCAATCAATTGCTGGGCAATGGGGATTCGTCCTAGCTGTTTTTCAGGTCGTAGCGATTATGCCGGGCACATTGGCTTACCCCAACTTCGCAATCACCTTCGAGACTTCCGAGTAGAACAGGTAGCCACCAGCGATGGTCATTCCCAGCGACGATAGCCACAGTCCGGCATCCCAAAGTAGTCCCGGTCGAAGACGCATGTCGATGCGGCGATAGCGGTAGAACAAAGCCGCGACCGAAAGCATCGGCAGCATGATGGCCTGCATCACACCGCTAAGTAGCACGAGCTGCGCAGGGTGAGGAATCAGCACGTAAACGGTGAGGCAGAACAATGGAAATGCGATGTTGAACACCGAGACCGTATTGTGCAACGCGCGATTCGTCGGAGGGATGACCCCAAATAATCGCACGCCATCGGCATCGACGCGGGCATGCCCTGCGTTGGCAACGAAGAAGGTCGAGTACAAGACGGCAAAGGCACCGAACAGAAAGAGCGTTGGGGCGATCGATCCGAAGACTGGTTCGTACATCACGCTTAACGTGCGGATCAGTTCCGACTTCTCAGGATTGAGTCCAGATCGGCCCAGGATTGCGGCCCCCAGCAAGTAGAAGGCAATCGTGGCGAATGTGTAGACCAGCATCGATCCCCAGGCATCCCACTGCATCACTTTCAACCAGCCGGTGGCGCGACGTGCCCAGCCTTCGCTTTCGTCTCGCTTGCCGGTGAAGCGAGCGTAACCTTTCTCGACACACCAATAGGGATACGCAATCAACTCGGCCGCACCGACACCAATAATCCCGAAGGTCGCCAAAGCGGTGACCACTGGGTTGATCCCGGCCAGAGTATTACCTGGAAGCGAGAAGCTGAGCCCTTTCAAGACTTCACTTCCCGAGATCGCCCAGTCAGGTGAGAACTGTAACGCGACCAGGTTGCCGATTGTTACCAACGTGAAGCCAGCGACCAGGATTGTCGAGAAGTTCTGGATGAAATGATAACGCCCCATGTAGAGTAAACCGGCAGTCAGCACGGCGATAATGCCCGCCCAGATTTTGTCGTCGTTGCTGGAGAACTGGCTTTGGATTGATTGCATGGAAGCTTGCATCTCGACAATCTTCGCCTTCGATTCCGTCGCGGCCACTTCGTCGGTTGTGGGAGTTTGCTGAAGGGCTTGTACCTGGCGACGCAGTTTCAAATACTCGAGTGCTTCCGGGCTTTGGTTCGCTTCTAGTTCTTTGAGATGGTTCTGGGCCTGGACGACCGCTTCGGTATCGCCACGACCCTCAGCCAGTCGAGCGAGGGTCTCTTGGAATTGAAAGTCGGCCTGGGCCTTAGCGAACTCGTTGCTGATCCGACCGGTTTCCGTAATCGGAATGCTGATCTGCAGGGCCTGACCGACAGCGCCGACAATGCCCCCGAGCTGAGCAAGGCTGGCGATCGTCATTACCAGCCAATAGATCATCAGCCAGTTAACCCGGTAAGGTTGCCCCCAGGCGCGAAACTTGACGGCCGGACCAGGAATCTCGTTCAAACCATCCAGGGCGGTCTTGCCGGAGGTGATGGTATAGCGGCCGAATTCGACCTGAACGAACACCTTGATGATGCAGCCCAGGATGATGAGCCACAGCAGACTGAAGCCCGCTTCGGCACCGGTCTTGGTGGTGGCGATCAGTTCGCCGGAGCCAACAATCGAGCCTGCCACGATCAGGCCAGGGCCCAACCAAGAGAGTGTTTGCCAGAAACGGGTTGGTGGTTCGACAGTGATGTCGATATCGTCCGGCGCATCGCCGGACGGAGGCGTCGCTTCGCTCATGGAGGGGCATACAGAGGTATGGGGACTGAGTGTCCCAGGGGATGATGGAGGAGGTCGGGGTACAAACTACCCCATTTTGACAGGCTTGAAAAGAAGATGCCTGCCACAGGGAGGTGGGGAGAGCGAGAGATTCAGAACCAGAGTCAGCCTAGTCGGCGGTCTCGTAGTACATCACTTCTTCTTCGATGGCAGCTTCCGTGGGGCCGACTTCGGTAACGACCGACTGCGAGCTGTACGGAGCGAAGGCCGAGCCGGCACGCTGGCCGCTCAGTTGAGCTTCGTCGAAGGCTGCGTATTCGTAGTCGAAGGGATGGCTGCACATGGTGCATCCCACATTGGCCAGAAGCATCAACATTGCGACAACGGTAAGCAGCTTTTTCATGGTTATGGCGGCCTTACAAAGGGGGCCCAATCGATTCAGTGAGTCGTTTCAGAATTCTTTTCGACCATCGGCACGTGGTAAATTAAGACGAATTTGACGATTGTGTCGGTTTTATGGCCATTGGCCGCTAGCATAAAAATAGGGACGCGCGGGCGTCCCTGGTGTGTCGGCACCATGTTGGGGAAGGGAATCAGGCGATCAGCTTATTACGCTGAGCCATGCGGTGACGGATCGTCGGCTGCGTGTCGATGATACGGACGACATCTTGCCACTGCAGCATTTCAGCTCCCAAGGCATCGACAATCGCGAGCAAATGTTCCCAGTCTTCGTCATCGACCACCGAGAATCTAAGATCATCGCGATTGAGCGACTGCGGAACCGGCAGCATTTCTAGCTGGAACAGTTCGGGATAGTTCAAAAACGAGCTATCGATGCGATACGAGTCGCTCTTCGATTTCAGCTCGCGGTTGGCCTTGGCCAAGGCGGCGGGGCGGATCCATTCGGTGAACAAGCCGATGCTCGACTGCGATGCCGGGCAACCACCTTCCAGGCAGAAGCCGATGTAATCGGCACCTGGTTGGCTCTGGGCAGTTGTCAGCAAGCGATCGATCAAGACTGGATCGCAGAATGGCGTTTCCAGTGGGACGCGAACGATCGCTTCCGAAGGATATTCCTTCGAGGCGTCGGCCAAGCGAGCCAGTGGTGTCTTCTTGTTACTGAAATGGCAAGGAATATCTAGGGGAACCAGCGAGGCCAGTTCGCGATATTCCGGGGCATCAGGCATGACGACCACAATGCCATCAATGAGTTCCGCTTCCGAGATTCGGCGAACCAGCCATTCGATCAGCGGGGCCGAGTTCAGCTTGCGACCGGCAAGCCTGCTGGGAAGTAAACCGGCAGAATTATTCGTCGCCGGTAGCGGAGAGAGTTCGTCGTCGATTTGGACGATGGCGAGATTCTTCATCGCGACAATCCTTTTGTTGCGGGGGAGAGCAGTGTCCGACACTGTGCATTGGTGGGGTGCACCTTTGCAGTGTAAGTCCCCAGCGGAAGTTCCGTCAATCGACTTCAGAAAGCTCGGTGATGACTCGAGCCATCGCCATTATCAAGCTAGTTGTGAAGTGGCAAATTAAGGACCTCGTAGATCCGCGGATCATGCAAGGTCTTCGCCACCATTTTCGCCCCATCAAAAGAGTGCTTTTCGCTATGAGAAGCGGGAACGGCAATGGCATAGGTGCCGGCATCGATCGCCGCAGTGCAGCCGGTCTGGCTATCCTCGAAGACCGCAATTTCGCTCGGTGAAACTTCCAAACGTCTTGCCGCAGTCAGATAAATTTCGGGATGCGGCTTGCCGCGTTCCACCTCATCGCCGCCGATTACAAATTGCAGGTCTGGGGTAATGTTAAACCGTCCCAGCAAGTCGATCGCGGTACTGCGACTGGCGCTGGTGCAAACCGCAACTGGATATTTGGCTGCAAGAATCGACTTGAACAATTCGGTGAAGCCGGGCATCAAGCCAAGGGAAGTCTCGAGGATATCACTGAAGATCTCTTCTGATTCTTTGGCCAGCGTCTCGATGGTGTCGGCAAGGTCATGCCAGTCGATCATGGCCTGGAATGCCACCGGAGCAGGACGCCCCATCATGGCATCGGTCAACTCTTGGGAAAGCGTCAAACCGCGTCTACGCAAGATCTCGGACGAGACCTGGGGGTAGAGCATCTCGGTGTTCAAAATCGTGCCGTCCATATCGAAGACGACGGCTTTGAGTGGCGCCATGAGCTTTCTGCGTAGTTAGGGCAATCAGCGACTGCCACTTATCGAGCAACGCTGATCCATCGATCTAGTTTACCTGCCTCGGTTTTCGCATCTTTTCGGTGTTTCCCCAAGAGGGGGCCACGTTGCCAAACGGGGAAGCTGCGTGATATACTAGGCGACTTGCTTCAAATCCCCTCTTCTAATTGGGGATCTTTGAGGAGCCAGGGGATGTGGCGAAACTGGCAGACGCGCTAGATTTAGGATCTAGTTCCGCAAGGAGTGCAGGTTCGATTCCTGTCATCCCCACTCTTACTCCTCATTACTCTTCCCATAATGTGCAGTTTGTCCGCAACTGCGCGATTTGCCCGCCTGTCCAACCTTATGCAAATTGAAGCCTGCCGATGTTGTGCAAATACCATTCTGGTTGAGGGCTGCTCGGTTACCTCGTTGTGGGGTCATTAGCTTGGCAGGCGAATGATTGCTATTAGGGTGGTGCAAGGATGGAATCGAATTTCGTCACCGATCTTAAGACGGTGTTTCATGCGAGATTCTCACCGATGTCAGAGCATATGTACCATCTATCGTATGAGAGTCGTACTGATATATTGGATCGATTACGGTCTGCGCTTCTACGTGTCCAGGGTCGACAAAAACCGAGAAACACGCTGTACAAAGCAATCAGTTGCGGTTTCGCAGTAATCTAGTTGCTTATGCGTCGACTTACTAAAAATGTGAGTCTAGACTAGAAGAGGGCCTTGGGGCGAGGCACAGTACCAAAACAGTATTCCATAGAAAGAAAAAAGTAATCAACATGGCCAAACGCGCTACGAACAAGCCATCTAAAGCGGATGCCATTCGCAACTATCAGAAGGACAACCCTGACGCTTCTCCTACGATTGTTGCAGATGCCTTGAAGAAGGCTGGTTACAAGGATGTGACACCTCAATACGTCAGCACCATCAAGTCGATGGATAAACGCAAGTCGCAAGGTCCGATCAAGTCGGGCAAGATCACCGCGGAAGACCTGATCTCGGCTAAAGAGTTTGTCGACAGCATGGGCGGCGTTGGCCGTGCCAAGCAAGCGATGGATATGCTGAGCAAGCTGACTCACTAGATTGAGTCCGCAGTTCTACTCACGCGCCATCGCGCGGCTATCTCTTGATTAACGTTTGAACGCGCGGGCTTGGATCCGTCGCCAAGTCCGCCTTCAGGCGTTTCAAGAGACGGGGATCGGAGGAAGTTAGTAGAGCCGACGCGGCTCCGTAGCGAACCCCATCGTCAGGATCTTTGGTCATATAATAGAGCCAATTGGTCATGTCGTTTCGCCCCATACTGGGCAATTCTCGCACTAATTGCAGGCGTTCACTAACTTGTGGGTGCGTCATACGGGTCGCAAGTTGCAAATCTTCTGGCGAGAAGCTTCTAGCCTTCAAGGTCTCTCGTACGTGCTCCGCGAGCTCTTGATCCTGGGCATGTAGCTTCCACATGATCTCTAACGTGGTAAGCCGGCTTAGGTCTGGTAATGGTTCAGGTCTATGTGCTCCTGGTTCAATCTGCTTAGGAGAAGCTACCAAGGGAGGAAGCTTTAGCGGCTGCGAAATAGAACTTCGATGGTTGGCGGTTAATACACCGGTCGGACGCGCATTCGTTGTGGTGGTAAACGATGGTATTGCCTGCGCTTCGACAGGTGGATCAGTGATCGTCGCTTGTTGCATAGGAAGCCCATCGTGCAAGCTGACATCGACCGACGATGTGATCACGGGCGTTGTCAGCCGCGAATTCTCTTCTCCTAGAAACTGATCAAGGGCTGCTTCGCTGGCGGCAACAGGACTATCCGAAAGTGGCTGCGAGATGGTCTCGCGCAAGATCGATTCTAGTGCTAGCAGCATCGGGCCATCGTCGGCGGAGTTCGGTCCCAGCTTCCACGAGGCCATCCGAATGGCGATATCACGCACCTCGCGCCGGATCGGTTCTGGATAGTCGCTTACTTTCTTTTGCAGTTCTTCCGCAAGTTGGCGGGCCTGGGGGGCGATGGCGATCCCGGGGTGCTGTTCCCACTGCGAAAGCTGAAGTTTCAGCCGTCCAACCGCTTCCAAAGCGATATCGCCTCGCTCGGAACCCATCCATTTCAACAATTGTTGCTGCGGTGGTTGCGCAGAAGAAGCGAGAATTTGGTCCATTCGCTGGCCAACTTCCGATTCTGGGGCGTCTTGCAGCAAGGCATCCATCCGCGCGGGGATCAGATACCACTTGGCAGCCAGGTGAAACGTACCGCCCGCCGCGAGCAGCCCGCCCAGCATCAGCAGGACGGTCGTGACAGGTCGGTAAAGGGGGCTGGCAGGGAGTGCCATCGATTCGGTGCTCGCAATACTAACGTCAGCAGATGCGTTCTTTCGGCAAAGACAGCGTTTGCTAGCGTACTGTTCGGGTTAGGAATCTGAGAATGATTGTGGCGATCATAGCGATTCAACCGAATTAAGGGTAAGGCCATCTCAGCCGCCGCGAAGCCATGGGGGAATGCTTGCATGCCGATTGTCCGAACTCCATCTGTCAATGAACGCGTTCCCGGTCTGTTCATCTTCGCATGCTGGTTGCTTGTGAGTGGTTTGTTTCTAACAACTGCTCCTACGATCCAAGCAGAAGAGCCAGAGGCGACGCTGGTCGCGTTCAATCGTGAAGAGAAGCAGGATGCGCTCCGGCAGATTCCTTTCCCACAGCTTCGTCCCCAGGATCAAAACCGGGTCGCGGAAGTGGTGAAAGATCCGAGCATCTTCCGCCGGCTTCCTGTCCAGGTCATCAACTGCGACCCAGAACTGTATTCCTTCCTGGTTTCATATCCCGAAGTGGTTGTGAATATCTGGGAGCTGATGGGAATCACCACCGTCGAAGTGCAACGGCTTAGCCCCACGACCTTCCACGCCAACGATGGTGCTGGCACGGTCAGCAAGGTGGATATCATCTACGCCGATGGTCAAACCAATGTCTTCTTTGCCCAAGGCTATTATGAAGGGCCTTTGGCACCGACGCGGATTGTGGCCAATTGCGTGCTGATCCTTCGTTCCGGCTATACCAAGGCGGCGGAAGGGAAGTCGTTTGTCTCGAACCGTCTCGATGTCTTCGTCAAGTTTGAAAGCCGCGGGGCGGACTTCCTGGCGAAAACCTTGCATCCACTGATTGGGAAGACGGCCGACTACAACTTTGCAGAGACCTCGTCGTTCATTGGTAAGATCTCGAAGAATGCCGAAGACAACGTCAATGGAATGCAGCACCTGGTCGGTCGTCTGGAAAAGGTCGATCCGGTTGTTCGCCAGCAAATGAGTGACGTTGTCACGCGGGTTTATCAGCGACGTGTTGTTGCCGAGAAAGCCTTGCAGGAAAAGTTCTCTGGCCCGGTTCCGACAGAACAGCAGCCGGTGCCGGTGGCGTCTGCGCCGGTAAGAGAGCCGGCATTGCTGCCGCAGCAGTCGCAGGCTTCGCCTGTTATTCCTGTCGAGTCCGTTCCGGTGACCTCACCCATCATTACGGCCGATGCTTCTGCGTTGGGACCGGTACCACGAAAGCGATTTGCTGAACTGCGTCGCTAACCAATCAATTAGCCTGGAATCGCTTGCTGCCTGGGACGTTGCGACGAGAGTCCTGCAGGCACCTCTGCGGTAACGCCGAGCGATTCCATCTTGGTGTGGCGACCACGGATTTCACGAATCGGCACTGTCGGAGGCATTATGCTTCGTGGACCCAGGCCTTCGGGCTGTGTCTATCCGTGAAATCCGTGGTCGGAGAGCAAGTGGCTGGTGGACGATTCGGTCAGACACAAGGTCGCGAAGCCAGCCTGACTACGAGGCGGCGGTTCCATTAGAAGCGAACCGCGTCTTGGCAAGTTCTTTCAGCTCTCGCAGGTCAAGCTTGCCGGTGCCCAAGACCGGAATCTTCTCGACTTCCACAAAGCTTTCAGTGGATGGAATAAATAGATTCGGAAGGCCCGATTCTTTCAGTCGCTGACAGATCTCTTGAGGCGAGAGGCTCAATGGCGTGTGAAGGACGACAATGCGTTCCCCTTTGGTTGGATGATCGACCGCGGTAACGGCGATGGTCAGTTCATCACTTTCGTCGGGACCGATGATCTCGGTAATGGCTTCTTCGATCCGGACGTGCGGAATCATTTCGCCACCGATCTTGGAGAAGCGGCTGACGCGACCGGTGATCTTCAAAAAGCCGTCTTCGTCGATCAATGCGACGTCGCCTGTCTTGTACCAGCCGGAGTTCAAGACCTCGCTGGTTTCGTTCGGCATATCGAGGTAGCCCTTCATCACGTTCGGACCGGTGATGTAAAGCATGCCTGGTTCGTCGACGCCCCGTTCTTCACCGGTGTCGAGATCGATGATCTTGGCGGCCACATTCGGAATGGGCCGGCCTACGGTTCCTTCTTTTCGATCGATCTGGAAGTTGTCGATCGAACGGGCCGGAGGAATGTTGACCGAGACCAGGGGCGAAAGCTCGGTTGCTCCGTAACCTTCGACCGGACGGACACCAAACTTCTCTTCGAAGGCTTCACAGAGATCCATGGGCAGCTTTTCGGCACCCGCCACCACGATCTGCAGCGAGGCGAAGTCGTCCTTGTCCACCC
The window above is part of the Bremerella sp. JC817 genome. Proteins encoded here:
- a CDS encoding NTP transferase domain-containing protein, translated to MKNLAIVQIDDELSPLPATNNSAGLLPSRLAGRKLNSAPLIEWLVRRISEAELIDGIVVVMPDAPEYRELASLVPLDIPCHFSNKKTPLARLADASKEYPSEAIVRVPLETPFCDPVLIDRLLTTAQSQPGADYIGFCLEGGCPASQSSIGLFTEWIRPAALAKANRELKSKSDSYRIDSSFLNYPELFQLEMLPVPQSLNRDDLRFSVVDDEDWEHLLAIVDALGAEMLQWQDVVRIIDTQPTIRHRMAQRNKLIA
- a CDS encoding PD-(D/E)XK nuclease family protein; the protein is MDGLMAISREFLSWDRPILHSAAEWLIARGAKSAEDLPLVDLSHCLVVVPGGLAGRRLLEILVQRVEGTGRSLIPPEVITVGYLPEHLYDAKLPFASELTQQFAWGDTLRSFSAEVLKPLIPFPPEPSDFGSWRDYGDTIRRVYRELVSESLDFSEVAQTAHSLEDFTEQPRWDVLAKLQDAYLRKLDALEMWDKQSARLYAVKHGECHCDAHIVLLGTVDLNRVTRQMLDQVSEKQGQVTALVGAPADWQTHFDSHGCLLADAWADEQIDIDWHDVAIVDGPTQQADHTAGAIASVARDYTAKQIIIGLPDDSLLGEVRRIFQQHGLTCRYGPGTPVVSTLPFRLLETIVELAQSRQYHALASAMRHPDLFATLHLDQLGIASLDAWFNRRMPNEVDSSISDEKLLDAIQRLTELTAPFARETHPLPEWSNQVRDLLLIVYGEQWVDLDTSANYTLARPLQAINDAMAQWNEIPASLLQPCTASEMMRILRNQLSSAMVPAEHDPDAIEALGWLELPLMDAPVCVVTSFNDGLIPSANSADLFLPNTLRKLLGLEDDSLRYARDAYQVQVIQHTREKATWIVPKRSADGDPLAPSRLLFTGSTEDLPQRVQKFFGTPEDPINAAKSIGEDTRDHRQQIEIPVPESLKIERYPNWEKFSATAINLYLKCPYRFFLRYVMQLRGDDDIATELHGGAFGNLAHDTLQAFGTSDIKNSSDEKVIFDFLSSKLSEIAGGRYGSSPLATIKLQIEQLRLRMRAFATAQAQHRQEGWVIHKCEIDVADPTRTLDVDGTPVILEGRIDRIDHNPQTGEWAVWDYKTGDSVSDPEKDHQKGPRGDKKWIGVQLPFYRHLVQSVGVRGEVSLGYITLAKLGEEVRFRAAGWTDEDLDQADATIVQAIRDIREGKFFSSASVAYEDEFSRICQDSVLGKWEPAT
- a CDS encoding glycosyltransferase family 4 protein, whose protein sequence is MSDTAVSTPSQPSTASTDQAPPTLAKVVHVINGEHYSGAERVQDLLGKCLPQFGYDASFACVKPGKFAEARSASTSPIHDLPMKHKFDLWQAKRLADLVKQENFAVIHAHTPRTALIGMGASHLTGVPFVYHVHSPTSRDSTRPWHNWMNQRIEQMSIARAVQLVCVSNSLAGHMRTLGVKEDRITVVHNGVPQVEHVVDRELPIGTWTLGTVALFRPRKGLEVLLEAMAQLRDRGHRIRLRAVGPFETPEYEAGIHALVEKLNLGDAIDWVGFTRDVNAQFTQMDLFVLPSLFGEGLPMVVLESMAAGTPVVATDVEGVTEAIVDGESGIIAKPNDPEHLAQRIEAVLTGREDWREISKTALKRHADSFSDVAMARGVASVYDKILQK
- a CDS encoding HEAT repeat domain-containing protein; translation: MALPASPLYRPVTTVLLMLGGLLAAGGTFHLAAKWYLIPARMDALLQDAPESEVGQRMDQILASSAQPPQQQLLKWMGSERGDIALEAVGRLKLQLSQWEQHPGIAIAPQARQLAEELQKKVSDYPEPIRREVRDIAIRMASWKLGPNSADDGPMLLALESILRETISQPLSDSPVAASEAALDQFLGEENSRLTTPVITSSVDVSLHDGLPMQQATITDPPVEAQAIPSFTTTTNARPTGVLTANHRSSISQPLKLPPLVASPKQIEPGAHRPEPLPDLSRLTTLEIMWKLHAQDQELAEHVRETLKARSFSPEDLQLATRMTHPQVSERLQLVRELPSMGRNDMTNWLYYMTKDPDDGVRYGAASALLTSSDPRLLKRLKADLATDPSPRVQTLIKR
- a CDS encoding Nramp family divalent metal transporter, whose product is MSEATPPSGDAPDDIDITVEPPTRFWQTLSWLGPGLIVAGSIVGSGELIATTKTGAEAGFSLLWLIILGCIIKVFVQVEFGRYTITSGKTALDGLNEIPGPAVKFRAWGQPYRVNWLMIYWLVMTIASLAQLGGIVGAVGQALQISIPITETGRISNEFAKAQADFQFQETLARLAEGRGDTEAVVQAQNHLKELEANQSPEALEYLKLRRQVQALQQTPTTDEVAATESKAKIVEMQASMQSIQSQFSSNDDKIWAGIIAVLTAGLLYMGRYHFIQNFSTILVAGFTLVTIGNLVALQFSPDWAISGSEVLKGLSFSLPGNTLAGINPVVTALATFGIIGVGAAELIAYPYWCVEKGYARFTGKRDESEGWARRATGWLKVMQWDAWGSMLVYTFATIAFYLLGAAILGRSGLNPEKSELIRTLSVMYEPVFGSIAPTLFLFGAFAVLYSTFFVANAGHARVDADGVRLFGVIPPTNRALHNTVSVFNIAFPLFCLTVYVLIPHPAQLVLLSGVMQAIMLPMLSVAALFYRYRRIDMRLRPGLLWDAGLWLSSLGMTIAGGYLFYSEVSKVIAKLG
- a CDS encoding HAD-IA family hydrolase, translating into MAPLKAVVFDMDGTILNTEMLYPQVSSEILRRRGLTLSQELTDAMMGRPAPVAFQAMIDWHDLADTIETLAKESEEIFSDILETSLGLMPGFTELFKSILAAKYPVAVCTSASRSTAIDLLGRFNITPDLQFVIGGDEVERGKPHPEIYLTAARRLEVSPSEIAVFEDSQTGCTAAIDAGTYAIAVPASHSEKHSFDGAKMVAKTLHDPRIYEVLNLPLHN